A single Streptosporangiales bacterium DNA region contains:
- a CDS encoding MarR family transcriptional regulator yields the protein MIRGCRMATDDSAVPSTVTRPELLTDGSDGTFRELVHDLLALGARHEAVRNGHASYVGLAGAQYTTLVTIRHLQDHPATVRVVAEHLRVSPAFITMETKKLQAAGLITKTRSASDSRAVELAVTEAGHRLLADLSVVQRRVNDEQFAELTAAEFRDLHRLVKRLIRTSDNALALQRLIATHRTESAG from the coding sequence ATGATTCGGGGGTGCCGGATGGCGACCGACGACTCGGCTGTGCCGTCGACGGTGACCAGGCCGGAGCTGCTGACCGACGGCTCCGACGGGACGTTCCGCGAGCTGGTCCACGACCTGCTCGCTCTCGGCGCACGGCACGAGGCCGTGCGCAACGGGCACGCCTCGTACGTCGGCCTGGCCGGTGCCCAGTACACGACCCTCGTCACGATCAGGCACCTGCAGGACCACCCGGCCACGGTGCGGGTCGTCGCGGAGCACCTGCGGGTGAGTCCCGCCTTCATCACGATGGAGACCAAGAAGCTGCAGGCCGCCGGCCTCATCACCAAGACGAGGAGCGCGAGCGACTCGCGCGCCGTCGAGCTCGCCGTCACCGAGGCCGGTCACCGCCTGCTCGCGGACCTGTCCGTCGTGCAGCGCAGGGTCAACGACGAGCAGTTCGCCGAACTGACCGCCGCGGAGTTCCGCGATCTGCACCGGCTGGTGAAGCGGCTGATCCGCACCAGCGACAACGCGCTCGCGTTGCAACGGCTCATCGCCACGCACCGGACGGAGTCGGCCGGCTGA
- the ybeY gene encoding rRNA maturation RNase YbeY translates to MSIEIANESGVTVDEGDLAGLCRHVLDEMRVNPLADLSVLLVDTAAMTRLHVQWMDEQGPTDVLSFPMDELRPGRDGGVSDAGLLGDVVLCPEVAAKQAATAGHSTADELSLLCAHGILHLLGYDHAEPDEEKEMFALQRNLLESWRS, encoded by the coding sequence ATGAGCATCGAGATCGCCAACGAGTCCGGCGTGACCGTCGACGAGGGCGACCTCGCCGGTCTGTGCCGGCACGTCCTCGACGAGATGCGGGTGAACCCGCTCGCCGACCTCTCGGTGCTGCTCGTCGACACCGCGGCGATGACCCGCTTGCACGTGCAGTGGATGGACGAGCAGGGACCCACCGACGTGCTGAGCTTCCCGATGGACGAGCTGCGCCCAGGGCGTGACGGCGGCGTCTCCGATGCGGGCCTGCTCGGCGACGTCGTGCTGTGTCCCGAGGTGGCGGCCAAGCAGGCGGCCACCGCGGGGCACTCGACCGCCGACGAGCTGTCCCTGCTGTGCGCGCACGGCATCTTGCACCTGCTCGGCTACGACCACGCCGAGCCAGACGAGGAGAAGGAGATGTTCGCGCTGCAGCGCAACCTGCTCGAGAGCTGGCGATCGTGA
- a CDS encoding SigE family RNA polymerase sigma factor, whose protein sequence is MVVESRWEADEAVTELYSAHYRSLVRLAALLLRDPESAEDVVQDSFVAMHGAWRRLRDQERALPYLRQAVVNRARSALRRRKVEVKYAPTPGPDAPSAEYGALGAVERDAVLTALDKLPVRQRETLVLRYYGDLSEAQIAEAMGISRGSVKSHAFRGVAALRELLHDEPHKVDAPSEKGGEPT, encoded by the coding sequence ATTGTGGTCGAGTCTCGCTGGGAGGCCGACGAGGCCGTCACCGAGCTCTACAGCGCCCATTACCGGTCGCTGGTCCGACTCGCCGCACTGCTCCTGCGCGACCCCGAGAGCGCCGAGGACGTCGTCCAGGACTCCTTCGTCGCGATGCACGGCGCGTGGCGCCGGCTCCGCGACCAGGAACGCGCGCTGCCGTACCTGCGACAGGCCGTCGTCAACCGGGCCAGGTCCGCCCTGCGTCGACGCAAGGTCGAGGTCAAGTACGCGCCCACGCCGGGGCCTGACGCACCCAGCGCCGAGTACGGCGCACTCGGAGCGGTGGAGCGCGACGCCGTCCTCACCGCCCTCGACAAGCTGCCGGTGCGCCAGCGCGAGACGCTGGTGCTGCGTTACTACGGTGACCTCTCCGAGGCACAGATAGCGGAGGCGATGGGAATCAGCCGCGGCTCGGTCAAGAGCCACGCGTTCCGGGGGGTGGCGGCGCTGCGCGAGCTGCTGCACGACGAGCCGCACAAGGTCGACGCACCGAGCGAGAAGGGGGGTGAGCCGACATGA
- a CDS encoding GTPase Era — protein sequence MRDDETAGPFRSGFVCFVGRPNVGKSTLTNALVGQKIAITSNRPQTTRHTVRGIVHRSDAQLVLVDTPGLHRPRTLLGERLNDVVLGTLTEVDVIGVCLPADERAGPGDRFIMERLREVADTPVVAVVTKTDLVDHRRELPRRLLEVGEQAQFADVVPVSATSGAQIDVLAGVLAGLLPEGRPLYPDGELTDEPEQVLVAELVREAVLEDVRDELPHSIAVTVEEMSRRDGRDLVDVYATVYVERSSQKAIVIGRQGARLRDVGGRARRQIESLLGSSVYLDLHVKVLKDWQRDPRQLHRLGF from the coding sequence ATGAGGGACGACGAGACGGCCGGCCCCTTCCGGTCGGGGTTCGTGTGCTTCGTCGGCCGGCCCAACGTCGGCAAGTCGACGCTGACCAACGCGCTCGTCGGGCAGAAGATCGCGATCACGAGCAACCGGCCGCAGACCACCAGGCACACCGTCCGCGGCATCGTGCACCGCAGTGACGCGCAGCTCGTGCTGGTCGACACCCCCGGCCTGCACCGCCCGCGCACGCTGCTCGGCGAGCGGCTCAACGACGTGGTGCTCGGCACGCTCACCGAGGTCGACGTGATCGGCGTGTGCCTGCCGGCCGACGAGCGCGCGGGACCGGGCGACAGGTTCATCATGGAGCGGCTGCGCGAGGTCGCTGACACGCCGGTCGTGGCGGTCGTGACGAAGACCGACCTGGTCGACCACCGGCGCGAGCTGCCGCGCCGGCTCCTCGAGGTCGGGGAGCAGGCGCAGTTCGCCGACGTCGTACCGGTATCGGCGACGTCCGGCGCGCAGATCGACGTGCTCGCCGGGGTGCTCGCGGGGCTGCTGCCGGAGGGGCGTCCGCTGTATCCCGACGGCGAGCTCACCGACGAGCCCGAGCAGGTGCTGGTCGCCGAGCTCGTCAGGGAGGCGGTGCTCGAGGACGTCCGCGACGAGCTGCCGCACTCGATCGCGGTCACCGTGGAGGAGATGAGCCGGCGCGACGGCAGGGATCTCGTCGACGTCTACGCGACCGTCTACGTCGAGCGGTCGAGCCAGAAGGCGATCGTGATCGGCCGGCAGGGCGCGCGGCTGCGCGACGTCGGCGGGCGGGCGCGGCGGCAGATCGAGTCGCTGCTCGGCTCTTCGGTATACCTGGATCTCCACGTCAAGGTGCTCAAGGACTGGCAACGTGACCCACGACAGCTCCACCGGCTTGGTTTCTGA
- a CDS encoding AAA family ATPase, whose product MADTQHAPRAQTKIVVPGDHTMVALLGSRDELLRVIERAFESDIHVRGNEITVTGKEEENAQVATLIDELLALLAKGTQLTPDAVERSVAMLRDSEPERPADVLTVDILSSRGRRIRPRSLNQKRYVDAIDKHTLVFGIGPAGTGKTYLAMAKAVQALQAKQVNRLILTRPAVEAGERLGYLPGTLYEKIDPYLRPLYDALHDMVDPDSIPRLMAAGTIEVAPLAYMRGRTLNDAFIILDEAQNTSPEQMKMFLTRLGFGSRIVVTGDITQVDLPNGQRSGLRVVRDILDGIEDVHFTQLTSRDVVRHQLVGRIVDAYERYDTAEGPAELASAARAGKRRRGR is encoded by the coding sequence ATGGCTGACACCCAACACGCCCCACGGGCACAGACCAAGATCGTCGTTCCCGGTGACCACACGATGGTCGCCCTCCTCGGCTCGCGCGACGAGCTGCTCCGCGTGATCGAACGCGCGTTCGAGTCCGACATCCACGTCCGCGGCAACGAGATCACCGTGACGGGCAAGGAAGAGGAGAACGCGCAGGTCGCGACCCTCATCGACGAGCTGCTCGCACTCCTCGCGAAGGGCACCCAGCTCACGCCCGACGCCGTCGAACGGAGCGTCGCGATGCTCCGCGACAGCGAGCCGGAACGCCCCGCCGACGTGCTGACCGTCGACATCCTCTCGAGCCGCGGTCGCCGGATCCGGCCGCGCTCGCTCAACCAGAAGCGCTACGTCGACGCGATCGACAAGCACACGCTCGTCTTCGGCATCGGTCCCGCGGGCACGGGCAAGACCTACCTCGCGATGGCCAAGGCGGTGCAGGCGCTGCAGGCCAAGCAGGTCAACCGGCTGATCCTGACCCGCCCGGCGGTCGAGGCGGGGGAGCGGCTCGGCTACCTGCCGGGCACGCTGTACGAGAAGATCGACCCGTACCTGCGCCCGCTCTACGACGCCCTGCACGACATGGTCGACCCCGACTCGATCCCGCGGCTGATGGCCGCCGGCACGATCGAGGTGGCACCGCTGGCGTACATGCGCGGCCGCACCCTCAACGACGCGTTCATCATCCTCGACGAGGCGCAGAACACCTCGCCCGAGCAGATGAAGATGTTCCTCACCCGGCTCGGCTTCGGGTCGAGGATCGTCGTGACCGGCGACATCACCCAGGTCGACCTGCCGAACGGCCAGCGCAGCGGCCTGCGCGTCGTGCGTGACATCCTCGACGGCATCGAGGACGTCCATTTCACGCAGCTGACCAGTCGTGACGTGGTCCGCCACCAGCTCGTCGGCCGGATCGTCGACGCCTACGAGAGGTACGACACGGCCGAAGGTCCGGCAGAGCTCGCCTCGGCGGCGCGGGCCGGAAAGCGACGGCGTGGCCGCTGA
- a CDS encoding cytidine deaminase — protein sequence MSMSDSELTDPEDAKLAMLARAALARGSAAEAAAVRDEIGRTYVASAVRLPSLRLTALEVAVAQAVSSGASGLEAAVVLTSADDVDDRVVRDLSADAPVHIVRP from the coding sequence ATGTCGATGTCCGATAGCGAGCTCACCGACCCCGAGGACGCGAAGCTCGCCATGCTCGCGCGCGCCGCGCTCGCCCGCGGCTCCGCGGCCGAGGCCGCCGCGGTGCGTGACGAGATCGGCCGCACCTACGTCGCGTCGGCGGTCCGACTACCCTCGCTGCGACTGACGGCGCTCGAGGTCGCGGTCGCCCAGGCGGTGTCGAGCGGTGCGAGCGGGCTCGAGGCCGCGGTCGTGCTGACCTCGGCCGACGACGTCGACGACCGGGTCGTCCGCGACCTGTCGGCCGACGCCCCCGTCCACATCGTCCGCCCGTGA
- a CDS encoding HIT domain-containing protein translates to MADCLFCKIVTGEVPASVVRETDRVVAFRDINPQAPTHVLVIPRTHYPDLADLTRRDPALLAEVLDTAVLVAEDEDIVEPGYRVVFNTGAGAGQTVFHVHAHVLGGRGLGWPPG, encoded by the coding sequence GTGGCCGACTGCCTGTTCTGCAAGATCGTCACGGGGGAGGTGCCCGCGAGCGTCGTGCGGGAGACCGATCGGGTCGTCGCGTTTCGTGACATCAACCCGCAGGCGCCGACCCACGTGCTCGTGATCCCCAGGACCCACTACCCGGACCTCGCCGACCTCACGAGGCGTGACCCCGCGCTGCTCGCCGAGGTGCTCGACACCGCCGTTCTGGTCGCCGAGGACGAGGACATCGTCGAGCCCGGCTACCGGGTGGTGTTCAACACCGGTGCCGGAGCGGGGCAGACGGTGTTCCACGTGCACGCCCACGTGCTGGGCGGACGCGGGCTGGGCTGGCCGCCGGGCTGA
- a CDS encoding Rrf2 family transcriptional regulator, which yields MHISARVDYAMRALVVLASSHEERVSCEALAEAQQIPTRFLEGILNQLRRAGIVASRRGNEGGYLLARPAKEIAVADVIRALDGPLAEVRGMRPEQSEYKGPVEPLRTVWVAARASLRGVLEHVTVGDIASGRLPRRVLKLADSTDAWASR from the coding sequence GTGCATATCTCCGCTCGGGTCGACTACGCCATGCGGGCACTCGTCGTGCTCGCCAGCTCGCACGAGGAGCGGGTGAGCTGCGAGGCGCTCGCCGAGGCGCAGCAGATCCCCACCCGCTTCCTCGAGGGCATCCTCAACCAGCTGCGCCGCGCGGGCATCGTGGCGAGCCGGCGCGGCAACGAGGGCGGCTACCTGCTGGCCCGCCCGGCCAAGGAGATCGCCGTGGCCGACGTGATCCGCGCGCTCGACGGCCCGCTGGCCGAGGTCCGCGGCATGCGCCCGGAGCAGAGCGAGTACAAGGGCCCGGTCGAGCCGCTCCGCACGGTCTGGGTCGCCGCCAGGGCGAGCCTGCGCGGGGTGCTCGAGCACGTGACGGTCGGCGACATCGCGAGCGGCCGGCTGCCGCGCCGCGTGCTCAAGCTCGCCGACAGCACCGACGCCTGGGCGAGTCGCTAG
- a CDS encoding CPBP family intramembrane metalloprotease encodes MTHDSSTGLVSDITPPWPPADGFVPARRRRPRWGLPSALIGLVIFIGVQLVVGVAVVLVIAASGGDLDDPPTLTLGLVSLLPAYLAVLLWQYLVARRKGAGIAVEYGLRFRWYDLFTGVAGGLAAMGLVLGGTLAMSKLTGIEPSSSVGTTVLESTQSGPVLYVFLLVIAFLGPFVEELHFRGMWWKAFRNRFGPVLTLLFTSAIFGAIHLEPVRMVGLLLGGMVFGVLRLLFDRVGPALVAHMLVNSVAAGSLFYELVLT; translated from the coding sequence GTGACCCACGACAGCTCCACCGGCTTGGTTTCTGACATCACGCCGCCGTGGCCCCCCGCCGACGGGTTCGTCCCGGCGCGGCGCCGCCGTCCCCGGTGGGGGCTGCCGAGCGCGCTGATCGGGCTCGTGATCTTCATCGGCGTCCAGCTCGTGGTCGGCGTCGCCGTCGTCCTGGTGATCGCGGCGAGCGGCGGCGACCTGGACGACCCGCCGACCCTCACGCTCGGACTCGTCAGCCTGCTCCCCGCCTACCTCGCGGTGCTGCTGTGGCAGTACCTCGTCGCACGCCGCAAGGGCGCGGGCATCGCGGTGGAGTACGGCCTCAGGTTCCGGTGGTACGACCTGTTCACCGGCGTCGCGGGCGGCCTCGCCGCAATGGGGCTGGTGCTCGGCGGCACCCTCGCGATGTCGAAGCTCACCGGCATCGAGCCGTCGAGCAGCGTCGGCACGACGGTCCTGGAGAGCACGCAGAGCGGTCCGGTGCTGTACGTCTTCCTGCTCGTCATCGCGTTCCTCGGCCCGTTCGTCGAGGAGCTGCACTTCCGCGGCATGTGGTGGAAGGCGTTCCGCAACCGCTTCGGCCCGGTGCTCACGCTGCTGTTCACGAGCGCGATCTTCGGTGCCATCCACCTCGAGCCCGTCCGCATGGTGGGGCTGCTGCTCGGCGGCATGGTGTTCGGCGTGCTTCGGCTCCTGTTCGACCGGGTCGGTCCCGCCCTCGTCGCCCACATGCTCGTCAACAGCGTCGCCGCCGGCTCGCTGTTCTACGAGCTGGTCCTGACGTAG
- a CDS encoding DUF21 domain-containing protein: MLVLAACLVVVAGLLAASETALSRVSRVDVEDGVREGRRGAGRLQELVREPYRYLNLALLLRKACEVTASVLVAVVLVGAFRRDAVAVLVAAGCMVVVSYIAVGVAPRTLGRQHAAAVARAVASPMYWLGRILGPLARLLIMIGNALTPGKGFRQGPFASEAELRDLVDLAEESRLIEDDERQMIHSVFELGDTLVRELMVPRTEIVLIERDKTLRQAMSLALRSGFSRIPVVGQSEDDVVGIAYLKDVVRRVHDEPDAEAGERVEQVMRDAYFVPDSKPADDLLREMQAKQVHVAIVVDEYGGTAGLVTIEDIIEEIVGEITDEYDVEVPPIERLDDGRLRVTARLPVEDLADELDIEIEEEGVTTVGGLLAQALGRVPIPGATARLAGLRLTAESAVGRRNRILTVLVERLVPSNGRDSTDRGHGDQAEHPERAEEHVDVR, encoded by the coding sequence CTGCTCGTCCTCGCCGCCTGTCTCGTGGTCGTCGCCGGTCTCCTGGCCGCGTCGGAGACCGCGCTGTCCCGGGTCTCCCGCGTCGACGTCGAGGACGGCGTGCGCGAGGGACGCAGGGGAGCCGGGCGGCTGCAGGAGCTCGTCCGCGAGCCGTACCGCTACCTCAACCTCGCCCTGCTGCTGCGCAAGGCATGCGAGGTGACCGCGTCGGTGCTCGTCGCCGTCGTGCTCGTCGGGGCGTTCCGCCGCGACGCGGTCGCCGTGCTGGTGGCCGCCGGCTGCATGGTGGTCGTGTCGTACATCGCGGTCGGGGTCGCCCCGCGCACTCTCGGCCGGCAGCACGCCGCGGCCGTCGCGCGCGCGGTCGCGTCGCCGATGTACTGGCTGGGCCGCATCCTCGGCCCGCTCGCCCGGCTGCTCATCATGATCGGCAACGCGCTCACGCCGGGCAAGGGGTTCCGGCAGGGCCCGTTCGCCTCCGAGGCCGAGCTCCGCGACCTCGTCGACCTGGCCGAGGAGAGCCGGCTGATCGAGGACGACGAGCGGCAGATGATCCACTCGGTCTTCGAGCTCGGCGACACCCTCGTCCGCGAGCTGATGGTGCCGCGCACCGAGATCGTGCTGATCGAGCGCGACAAGACCCTGCGGCAGGCGATGTCGCTCGCCCTGCGCAGCGGCTTCTCGCGCATCCCCGTGGTCGGGCAGAGTGAGGACGACGTCGTCGGCATCGCGTACCTGAAGGACGTCGTGCGCCGCGTCCACGACGAGCCCGACGCCGAGGCCGGCGAGCGGGTCGAGCAGGTCATGCGCGACGCGTACTTCGTGCCGGACAGCAAGCCCGCCGACGACCTGCTCCGCGAGATGCAGGCCAAGCAGGTGCACGTCGCGATCGTGGTCGACGAGTACGGCGGCACGGCCGGGCTCGTGACCATCGAGGACATCATCGAGGAGATCGTCGGCGAGATCACCGACGAGTACGACGTCGAGGTGCCGCCGATCGAACGGCTCGACGACGGCCGGCTGCGGGTAACCGCCCGGCTGCCCGTCGAGGACCTCGCCGACGAGCTCGACATCGAGATCGAGGAGGAGGGCGTCACGACGGTGGGCGGGCTCCTCGCACAGGCGCTCGGCCGCGTGCCCATCCCCGGCGCGACCGCGCGGCTCGCCGGGCTGCGGCTCACCGCGGAGAGCGCCGTCGGCCGGCGCAACCGGATCCTCACCGTCCTCGTCGAGCGGCTCGTGCCGTCGAACGGGCGCGATTCCACCGACCGCGGCCACGGTGACCAGGCGGAGCACCCCGAGCGTGCCGAGGAGCATGTCGATGTCCGATAG
- a CDS encoding 4-hydroxyphenylacetate 3-monooxygenase — MTTKTGADHLASLRDGRQVFLDGELVADVTEHPAFRGAVRSAAALYDHQADPANLELMTVELPGGRRVNRSWSIPTGYQQLVERRRAQTAWAELTYGFMGRSPDHVASAIVGQVIGIDTLRTYDERGAQALLDYYDYASRDDIFLTYTIINPQADRSKAWGEQPDEDLVAGVVDEDTTGITVRGAKMLGTSSIMANEIFVANLQPLRPGEEKYAISFAVPMSTPGLKVLSRKSYEAAAVSEFDNPLSCRFDENDALVYFDDVKVPWDRVFVYRDVDMARAQFHDTCGHIYQNYQAQVRLAVKTRFLAGLARRLTEVIGTVKIPAVSDRLGHLAAQVAGVEAMLHGIEATGTRVGDAYVPNKHFVYSAQVLTQELYPQLVATIRELAGGALIMLPSSVADFDDPDLARIIGKTQLSPAMEPKERVRFLKLAWDAVGSEFASRHLQYEMFYAGAPFVTRGHSFRTYDWPSATGLVDTAGG; from the coding sequence ATGACGACGAAGACCGGCGCCGACCACCTCGCCTCGCTGCGCGACGGGCGGCAGGTGTTCCTCGACGGCGAGCTCGTCGCCGACGTGACCGAGCACCCGGCGTTTCGCGGCGCCGTACGCTCGGCGGCGGCCCTGTACGACCACCAGGCCGACCCCGCCAACCTGGAGTTGATGACCGTCGAGCTGCCGGGCGGCCGGCGGGTCAACCGCTCGTGGTCGATCCCCACCGGCTACCAGCAGCTCGTCGAGCGCCGGCGCGCGCAGACGGCGTGGGCGGAGCTGACATACGGCTTCATGGGCCGCTCGCCCGACCACGTCGCGTCGGCGATCGTCGGGCAGGTCATCGGCATCGACACGCTCCGCACGTACGACGAGCGCGGTGCACAGGCGTTGCTCGACTACTACGACTACGCGTCCCGCGACGACATCTTCCTCACCTACACGATCATCAACCCGCAGGCCGACCGGTCGAAGGCGTGGGGCGAGCAGCCCGACGAGGATCTCGTGGCCGGTGTCGTCGACGAGGACACCACGGGCATCACCGTGCGCGGCGCGAAGATGCTCGGCACCAGCTCGATCATGGCCAACGAGATCTTCGTCGCGAACCTGCAGCCGCTCCGGCCGGGTGAGGAGAAGTACGCGATCTCGTTCGCCGTCCCGATGAGCACGCCGGGGCTGAAGGTGCTCTCCCGCAAGTCGTACGAGGCGGCCGCGGTGTCGGAGTTCGACAACCCACTGTCGTGCCGCTTCGACGAGAACGACGCGCTCGTCTACTTCGACGACGTCAAGGTGCCCTGGGACCGCGTCTTCGTCTACCGCGACGTCGACATGGCCCGCGCCCAGTTCCACGACACCTGCGGCCACATCTACCAGAACTACCAGGCACAGGTGCGGTTGGCCGTGAAGACGCGGTTCCTCGCCGGCCTGGCGCGGCGCCTCACCGAGGTGATCGGAACGGTCAAGATTCCTGCGGTCTCCGACCGGCTCGGACACCTCGCCGCACAGGTGGCCGGCGTCGAGGCGATGCTGCACGGCATCGAGGCGACCGGCACCCGGGTCGGCGACGCGTACGTCCCGAACAAGCACTTCGTCTACAGCGCGCAGGTGCTGACCCAGGAGCTCTACCCGCAGCTCGTCGCGACGATCAGGGAGCTCGCCGGCGGTGCCCTCATCATGTTGCCGTCCTCCGTCGCCGACTTCGACGACCCCGACCTCGCGCGCATCATCGGCAAGACGCAGCTCTCCCCCGCGATGGAGCCGAAGGAACGCGTCCGGTTCCTGAAGCTCGCGTGGGACGCCGTGGGCTCGGAGTTCGCGTCACGGCACCTGCAGTACGAGATGTTCTACGCCGGCGCCCCGTTCGTGACCCGCGGCCACAGCTTCCGCACCTACGACTGGCCGTCGGCGACCGGCCTCGTCGACACCGCGGGCGGCTGA